A single window of Carassius auratus strain Wakin chromosome 9, ASM336829v1, whole genome shotgun sequence DNA harbors:
- the LOC113109344 gene encoding gamma-crystallin B-like, with amino-acid sequence MKLAPNMDRMGKIFFYEDKNLQGHCFECSMDCPELSSHFSHCNSIRVESGAWVLYERPNFMGCQYILTRGEYPDYQHWMGFSDSIRSCRMVQNHTGNFHIRLYERPEFKGQIMECSEDWPSVYDRFGHREVQSCNVLDGAWVFYEHPNFRGHQYLLERGEYHHFTDWSAMHPTVGSIRRVQEL; translated from the exons ATGAAATTAGCCCCAAACATGGACAGAATGGGAAAA ATTTTCTTTTATGAGGACAAAAACCTTCAGGGACATTGTTTTGAGTGCAGCATGGACTGCCCAGAGCTGTCGTCCCACTTCAGCCACTGTAACTCCATCCGAGTTGAAAGTGGGGCCTGGGTCTTGTATGAACGTCCAAACTTCATGGGCTGCCAGTACATCCTAACCAGGGGAGAGTATCCTGATTACCAGCACTGGATGGGCTTCAGTGACTCTATAAGATCTTGTCGCATGGTGCAAAAT CATACTGGCAATTTCCATATCCGTCTGTATGAGCGGCCTGAATTCAAGGGTCAGATTATGGAGTGCAGTGAGGACTGGCCCTCTGTTTATGACCGCTTCGGTCACCGTGAGGTACAGTCCTGTAACGTTCTGGATGGGGCCTGGGTTTTCTATGAGCATCCTAATTTCAGGGGACATCAGTATTTGTTGGAGAGAGGCGAGTACCACCACTTCACTGACTGGAGTGCCATGCATCCTACTGTCGGCTCCATCCGACGTGTTCAAGAGTTATAG
- the LOC113109345 gene encoding gamma-crystallin M3 yields the protein MGKIIFYEDKNFQGRSYECSSDCSDMSTYLSRCHSCRVESGCFVVYDRPNYMGNQFFMRRGEYADCMRMGMSDGIRSCRMVPQYRGPYRMRIYERENFGGQMYDLTDDCDSFMDRYRMSDCQSCNVMDGHWLMYEQPHYRGRMIYFRPGEYRSFRDMGYSNVRFSSVRRIMDLC from the exons ATGGGCAAG ATCATCTTCTACGAGGACAAGAACTTCCAGGGTCGCTCCTATGAGTGCAGCAGTGACTGCTCTGATATGTCTACCTACCTCAGCCGCTGCCATTCATGCAGAGTGGAGAGCGGCTGCTTTGTGGTCTATGACCGTCCTAACTACATGGGAAACCAGTTCTTTATGAGGAGGGGCGAGTATGCAGATTGCATGCGCATGGGAATGAGTGATGGCATCAGGTCCTGTCGCATGGTTCCTCag TACAGGGGACCCTACAGAATGAGGATCTATGAGAGGGAGAACTTTGGAGGTCAGATGTATGATCTGACAGATGACTGCGATTCCTTCATGGACCGTTATCGCATGTCCGACTGCCAGTCTTGCAATGTGATGGACGGCCACTGGCTCATGTATGAGCAGCCccactacagaggcaggatgaTATACTTCAGGCCTGGAGAGTACAGGAGCTTCAGGGATATGGGATACAGCAATGTCAGATTCAGCTCTGTTAGAAGAATCATGGACTTGTGTTAA
- the LOC113108586 gene encoding gamma-crystallin M3-like, whose protein sequence is MGKIIFYEDRNFHGRNYETSGDCPEVTSYLSRCCSCRVESGCFMVYERTNFMGHQMLVRRGDYPDNQRIMGASISDCIRSCRMIPMHKGAFRMRIFEGENFVGQKYELMDDCESIQECFHMADCQSCNVTHGHWLLYEQPNFEGRMIYIRPGEYSSFNNIGLGPMKIHSIRRIMESC, encoded by the exons ATGGGAAAG ATAATATTCTATGAGGACAGAAACTTCCATGGTCGTAACTATGAGACTAGCGGTGATTGTCCTGAAGTGACCTCATACCTGAGCCGCTGCTGCTCATGTAGGGTGGAAAGTGGCTGCTTCATGGTCTATGAGCGCACCAACTTCATGGGTCACCAAATGCTGGTAAGAAGAGGAGACTATCCGGATAACCAACGGATCATGGGAGCAAGCATCAGTGACTGCATCAGATCTTGCAGAATGATCCCTATG CATAAAGGAGCGTTCAGAATGAGAATCTTCGAAGGAGAGAACTTTGTCGGACAAAAGTATGAGCTGATGGATGACTGTGAGTCAATCCAGGAATGTTTTCACATGGCTGATTGCCAGTCCTGCAATGTCACACATGGCCACTGGCTGCTGTATGAACAACCCAATTTCGAAGGCAGAATGATATACATCAGGCCTGGGGAGTACAGCAGCTTTAATAATATTGGTCTAGGCCCAATGAAAATTCATTCCATCAGACGCATCATGGAATCCTGTTAG